In Hwangdonia lutea, a single window of DNA contains:
- a CDS encoding aldehyde dehydrogenase family protein encodes MNIISTNPSRNYEPIGEVQITSNKEIEALVKNAHNAQKKWEKLKLSKRISYLNDLLNRFSLERDTLSQLSSQEMGMPISQARGDMENGLNYFSWYLENASKYLSPEITYQKDGEINEVHYMPIGVVASVISWNFPFSIFVWQVIQNLIVGNVVIFKHSEETPLFGKEIERIFKESNIPEGVFTEVFGGKETGEFLMQQDIDMITFTGSSKVGKKLYQIGAEKFIPVLMELGGSAPGIVFEDADLDNIIESLYIKRFLNCGQCCDGLKRLIVHESRLDETIEKLTEIIGNKKFGLSEDEDTQIGPLASKTQVDTIEKQVKDAINKGAKAVLGGKRPNHLKGAFFEPTILVNVTKDMAVWNEEVFGPVLPVVSFKNYEEAITLANDTKYGLGGYVFTEDKKLFNQTVFDVKTGMLAHNSTSYVKPCNPFGGIKESGMSRENGKFGFHDVCQIKIISRDE; translated from the coding sequence ATGAATATAATTTCAACCAATCCATCTCGAAATTATGAACCAATAGGAGAGGTGCAGATTACCTCAAATAAAGAGATTGAAGCGTTGGTTAAGAATGCCCATAACGCCCAAAAAAAATGGGAGAAGCTAAAATTGTCTAAACGAATCTCGTATTTGAATGATTTGCTAAATCGATTTAGTTTGGAGCGTGATACATTGTCGCAACTATCTAGCCAAGAAATGGGAATGCCTATTTCTCAGGCGAGAGGCGATATGGAAAATGGGTTGAATTACTTTTCATGGTATCTCGAAAATGCTTCAAAATACTTAAGTCCCGAAATTACGTATCAAAAGGACGGAGAGATAAATGAAGTCCATTATATGCCCATAGGTGTTGTGGCTTCAGTTATTTCATGGAATTTTCCTTTCTCTATTTTTGTGTGGCAGGTCATCCAAAACTTGATTGTAGGTAATGTGGTAATTTTTAAACATTCTGAAGAAACCCCGTTATTTGGAAAAGAAATAGAACGAATTTTTAAAGAATCCAATATTCCCGAAGGTGTTTTTACAGAGGTTTTTGGCGGAAAAGAAACAGGTGAGTTTTTAATGCAACAAGATATTGACATGATTACGTTTACCGGAAGTTCAAAAGTCGGTAAAAAGCTTTATCAAATTGGAGCCGAAAAATTCATTCCCGTATTGATGGAATTAGGAGGTTCTGCTCCGGGAATTGTTTTTGAAGATGCCGATTTAGATAATATAATAGAAAGTTTATACATTAAACGTTTTTTAAATTGCGGCCAATGTTGCGATGGGTTAAAACGGCTCATTGTTCATGAAAGCAGATTGGATGAAACAATAGAAAAACTAACTGAAATAATCGGGAATAAAAAATTCGGTCTGTCGGAAGATGAAGATACCCAAATTGGGCCACTCGCATCTAAAACGCAAGTTGATACGATTGAAAAACAAGTTAAAGATGCTATAAATAAAGGAGCTAAGGCAGTTTTGGGCGGAAAACGCCCCAATCATTTAAAAGGCGCTTTTTTTGAGCCTACCATTTTGGTAAATGTAACAAAAGATATGGCCGTTTGGAACGAGGAAGTGTTCGGTCCTGTATTGCCCGTAGTGTCCTTTAAAAATTATGAGGAAGCTATCACATTAGCAAATGATACAAAATATGGTTTAGGCGGCTATGTTTTTACTGAAGACAAAAAACTTTTTAATCAAACGGTTTTTGATGTTAAAACAGGCATGTTGGCGCATAACAGCACAAGTTATGTGAAACCGTGCAATCCCTTTGGTGGTATTAAGGAATCTGGTATGAGTAGAGAAAATGGAAAATTTGGATTTCACGATGTTTGTCAAATCAAAATAATATCAAGAGATGAATAA
- a CDS encoding VCBS repeat-containing protein, giving the protein MHKSRFIILTVYFLVLFFVGFKGYSQENEPLFTLLSTEQTNIDFNNTIEDKIEHNILIYSNYYGGAGVGVGDFNNDGLQDVFFAGNLVGDRLYVNKGEFRFEDITQSSGITDNGGWSSGVIIGDINNDGWQDIYVTRELYDGNPEIRRNKLYINTSKNQTNGKITFKESSKAYGLDNSERTRHATFLDYNKDGLLDVFLLNQPPNPGNYSNMYYVDRKQERFSPRLLKNNGNETFTDVTSKAGLLKLGNANSVSVFDANNDGWQDIYLAHDFKAPDALYINNKDGSFTNVADESLRHISYFSMGVDAADINNDGNLDVMVLDMVAEDNYRIKSNMSGMNPQSFWNIVNSGGHYQYMFNTLQLNQGVFSNTPQYSDVAQLGGVSSTDWSWSNVMADFDNDGFKDIYVTNGLFRDIRNTDSDKEVGKYITKVADDFVKNNPTAGDVTLWEILDLEEALSLVPSVKISNYAFKNKDGLTFDKVSEDWGLDQKTFSAGCAYADLDNDGDLDLVVNNVNDVASIYKNNRNEKPNNYFLRVALTNTESNKPLIGSRVEITQNNTTQLYEFTSVRGMYSSSEQVAHFGLNDNSSIETLTITWPNQQQSILTNIKPNQLLTIDFGTTKKADQPKLQPKQTLFTETHNFNHIHKENIFDDFDKQVLLPHKQSQFGPALATGDVNGDGLEDVFVGAATGYPATLYVQNKKGSFKKAVQNSFLEDAKFEDIDALFLDIDNDGDIDLYVVSGGNAWEANSKHYQDRVYLNNGKGKFTSSKKTLPKFTESGACVRAFDYDNDGDLDLFIGGRHTPWDYPSPTNSRILNNEKGVFKDVTKSIAKDLLKIGMVTDAVWMDYNNDGLTDVILTGEWMPITFIKNTGESFVKDVSNNGLSNSEGWWYSIAASDMDNDGDLDLVAGNLGLNYKYQATEHEPFEVHYDDFDDNGHKDIVLSYYNFGEQFPLRGRSCSSQQVPKIAKEIKTYNLFASLNLKDVYGESKLATALHYQAKTFASAYIENKGDGSFKSTPLPNEAQFSNIDGFILEDFDEDGHKDILFVGNMYPVEIETTRNDAGVGLYLKGDGKGNFKAINANESGFFVSEDAQSMAKIKVKNNTLVIVAINNDSLKSFKLNAK; this is encoded by the coding sequence ATGCATAAGAGTCGCTTCATCATATTAACTGTTTATTTTTTAGTATTGTTTTTTGTTGGTTTTAAAGGTTATTCACAAGAAAACGAGCCATTGTTCACCTTACTTTCAACGGAGCAAACCAATATAGATTTTAACAACACCATTGAAGATAAAATTGAGCACAACATCTTAATTTATTCCAACTATTACGGTGGTGCCGGTGTTGGTGTTGGTGATTTTAATAACGATGGTTTACAGGATGTTTTTTTCGCAGGAAACTTAGTTGGCGACCGTTTATATGTAAATAAAGGGGAGTTTCGGTTTGAAGATATAACACAATCTTCAGGCATTACGGATAACGGCGGTTGGTCTTCAGGCGTTATTATTGGCGATATTAATAATGATGGTTGGCAGGATATTTACGTAACTAGGGAATTATATGATGGCAACCCAGAAATCCGAAGAAATAAATTATATATAAATACCTCCAAAAACCAAACAAACGGGAAAATAACTTTTAAGGAATCATCAAAAGCCTATGGTTTGGATAATTCTGAAAGAACACGGCACGCCACTTTTTTAGATTACAATAAAGATGGTTTGTTAGATGTGTTTTTGCTTAATCAACCACCCAATCCAGGGAATTATTCAAACATGTATTATGTTGACAGAAAGCAAGAACGATTTTCTCCAAGGTTGTTAAAAAACAATGGAAACGAAACGTTTACAGATGTCACCTCAAAAGCAGGACTCTTAAAATTAGGCAATGCCAATAGCGTTTCGGTTTTTGATGCCAATAACGATGGTTGGCAAGATATTTACTTAGCCCACGATTTTAAAGCTCCCGATGCACTTTACATAAACAACAAAGACGGATCATTTACCAATGTTGCCGATGAATCGTTGCGCCATATTTCCTATTTCAGTATGGGCGTTGATGCCGCAGATATCAATAATGATGGCAATCTCGATGTTATGGTTTTGGATATGGTTGCCGAAGACAACTACCGTATTAAATCGAATATGAGTGGTATGAATCCGCAGTCGTTTTGGAACATTGTAAATAGCGGTGGCCACTACCAATACATGTTTAATACTCTGCAACTCAATCAAGGGGTTTTTTCTAACACACCACAGTATAGTGATGTGGCTCAATTGGGAGGCGTGTCGAGTACCGATTGGAGTTGGTCAAATGTCATGGCAGATTTTGATAACGATGGCTTTAAGGATATTTACGTAACCAACGGGTTGTTTCGGGATATTAGAAATACAGATTCCGATAAAGAAGTTGGAAAATATATTACCAAAGTAGCCGATGATTTTGTAAAAAACAACCCTACAGCCGGCGATGTCACCCTTTGGGAAATATTAGATTTAGAGGAAGCACTTAGTCTCGTACCTTCAGTAAAAATTTCAAATTATGCTTTTAAAAATAAAGATGGATTAACTTTTGATAAAGTTTCGGAGGACTGGGGATTGGACCAAAAAACATTTTCAGCTGGTTGTGCTTATGCCGATTTGGATAATGATGGCGATTTAGATTTGGTGGTAAATAACGTGAATGATGTAGCTTCCATTTATAAAAACAATCGCAACGAAAAACCCAACAATTATTTTTTACGGGTGGCGCTCACAAATACAGAATCTAATAAACCGTTAATCGGGTCGAGGGTTGAAATTACTCAAAATAACACAACACAGCTTTACGAATTTACAAGCGTAAGAGGCATGTATTCTTCAAGTGAGCAAGTTGCCCATTTTGGATTAAATGATAATAGTAGCATTGAGACTTTAACCATTACTTGGCCAAATCAACAACAAAGTATTTTAACAAATATTAAACCAAATCAGCTGTTAACTATAGATTTTGGTACAACTAAAAAAGCCGATCAACCAAAACTACAGCCTAAGCAAACTCTATTTACCGAAACCCATAATTTTAATCACATTCACAAAGAAAATATTTTCGATGATTTTGATAAACAAGTTTTATTGCCTCACAAGCAGTCTCAATTTGGTCCTGCATTAGCGACAGGCGATGTTAATGGCGATGGATTGGAAGACGTATTTGTTGGAGCGGCTACGGGTTATCCCGCTACCTTATATGTTCAAAATAAAAAAGGTTCATTTAAAAAAGCCGTTCAAAATTCATTTTTAGAGGATGCGAAATTTGAAGATATCGATGCCTTGTTTTTAGACATTGATAACGATGGCGATATAGACTTATATGTGGTAAGTGGAGGCAATGCCTGGGAGGCCAATTCAAAGCACTACCAAGATCGTGTTTATTTAAATAACGGAAAGGGAAAGTTCACTTCTTCTAAAAAAACACTGCCAAAATTTACAGAAAGTGGTGCTTGTGTACGTGCCTTTGATTATGATAACGACGGTGATTTGGATTTATTTATAGGTGGCCGACATACCCCATGGGATTATCCGTCGCCAACAAATAGCCGCATTTTAAATAATGAAAAAGGTGTTTTTAAAGATGTTACTAAATCAATCGCTAAAGACCTTTTAAAGATCGGTATGGTTACCGATGCGGTTTGGATGGATTATAATAACGACGGGCTTACAGATGTCATTTTAACAGGCGAGTGGATGCCCATTACGTTTATTAAAAATACCGGCGAATCATTTGTAAAGGATGTTAGCAATAATGGATTATCAAATTCAGAAGGTTGGTGGTACAGCATTGCCGCAAGCGACATGGATAACGATGGCGATCTCGACCTAGTTGCTGGAAATCTAGGATTAAACTATAAGTACCAAGCCACAGAACACGAACCTTTTGAAGTCCATTATGACGATTTTGATGATAATGGGCATAAAGATATTGTATTGAGTTACTATAATTTTGGCGAGCAATTTCCGCTAAGAGGTAGGTCCTGCTCATCCCAACAAGTACCAAAAATCGCCAAAGAAATTAAAACTTATAACTTATTTGCATCGTTAAATCTTAAGGATGTTTATGGCGAATCTAAACTGGCAACAGCCCTACATTATCAGGCTAAAACCTTTGCTAGTGCTTATATTGAAAACAAGGGCGATGGTAGCTTTAAATCTACACCACTTCCAAATGAAGCCCAGTTTTCTAATATAGACGGTTTTATTTTAGAAGATTTTGATGAAGATGGCCATAAAGATATTTTATTTGTTGGCAATATGTATCCGGTAGAGATTGAAACTACCAGAAACGATGCCGGTGTTGGCCTTTACTTAAAAGGAGACGGAAAAGGTAATTTTAAGGCCATCAATGCAAATGAAAGTGGTTTTTTTGTATCTGAGGATGCCCAATCTATGGCTAAAATTAAAGTGAAGAACAACACATTGGTAATAGTGGCCATTAACAATGATTCGTTAAAGAGTTTTAAATTAAATGCGAAATAA
- a CDS encoding VCBS repeat-containing protein has protein sequence MIALIAFTNTILNSQNFNGDIKNNTLFELKKSSSTGISFNNAIEDTPEANVLIYEAFYNGGGVAIGDFNNDGLPDIYFAGNQVEDKLYLNLGDFKFKDITKSAGILNRGGWSTGVSIVDINGDGYKDIYVCKSLYDDKPHLRINELYINNGDLTFTESAASYRVNDPWRSMHANFFDYDKDGDFDLFLINQAPNPSMLSNLKGKNWLDPKLTYRFLKNSNGIFEEVTKTSGLENVGYGLSAVTADFNNDGWPDLYVANDYEGPDFLYINNQDGTFTNKINEYLSHISFFSMGTDVGDINNDGLLDLAVVDMVAEDNFRIKSNMSGMNPQEFWNIVNLNGHYQYMYNTIQLNRGLTKTNDLLFSDVGQIMGASSTDWSWSPIFADFDNNGFKDLFVTNGIKRDVRNTDALKKIDEYLNELSEKHPSKNLVNNVPELKKVVSIEKMLGFFPAQKLPNYTFKNNGDLKFEKASKSWGLNQNSFSSGAAYGDLDNDGDLDLVVNNVDDMAFVYENNSNKISKNNYLNIKFKEGNKHKSFFGTRATVYYNGNQQVSELTSARGFYSSSEDIIHFGLGAVKKVDSLVIKWYNGDRSVINKIKTNQTLVLDRADLKSLPDLITKAPTNTIFEDVTEALNMSHYHKENIFDDYEREVLLPHKMSVLGPSLAVGDINNDGREDFFVGGSVGENGSFFTQNESGKFSPLSDEFYKSYVYHEDMGACLFDADLDGDLDLYVSSGGNEYDAGNGLYQDRLYLNDGSGKFTLTKNVLPELRASGGKVIQVDYDSDGDIDLFVCGRQVPGKYPEPAESYLLKNKLKETGTLNFEKIVNDDFKKLGMVTDANWTDYDNDNDLDLIVVGEWMPVTIFQNNKGQFKNINSNLSGTTGWWYSIASADIDNDGDEDYIIGNLGLNYKYKASIDEPFTVNYGDFDQNGKNDIVLGYYNYGEHYPLRGRSCSSQQIPDLKKKFKSYNEFAGASLVDVYSSDLLNQSLEYKANTFSSICLENLGNGKFKIHELPRMAQLSSINGIVIDDVDNDGKKDVIIAGNMYGSEVETPRNDASVGLFLKGNGDCTFNEVAMQESGLSLPYDVKKLKTIHINGKKHLIVGINDGPIKIIKYE, from the coding sequence TTGATCGCGCTAATCGCATTTACCAATACTATTTTAAATTCTCAGAATTTTAATGGCGATATTAAAAATAATACGCTTTTTGAATTAAAGAAATCATCGAGTACCGGGATATCTTTTAATAATGCAATCGAAGATACTCCAGAAGCAAATGTGTTAATCTATGAAGCCTTTTATAACGGTGGCGGTGTTGCTATTGGCGATTTTAATAATGATGGGTTACCCGATATTTATTTTGCCGGAAATCAGGTGGAAGATAAGCTTTATTTAAACCTAGGCGATTTTAAGTTTAAAGACATTACTAAATCTGCAGGAATTTTAAATCGAGGTGGATGGTCAACAGGTGTGAGTATTGTTGATATTAATGGCGATGGATATAAAGATATTTACGTTTGTAAAAGTTTATACGACGACAAACCGCATTTAAGGATAAACGAATTATACATAAATAATGGCGATTTAACTTTTACCGAATCGGCCGCATCTTATCGAGTTAATGACCCTTGGAGAAGTATGCACGCTAATTTTTTTGATTATGACAAAGATGGCGATTTCGATTTGTTTTTAATCAATCAAGCTCCAAACCCTTCCATGTTATCCAACTTAAAAGGAAAAAATTGGTTAGACCCAAAATTGACTTACCGATTTTTAAAGAATAGCAATGGCATTTTTGAAGAGGTTACCAAAACCTCCGGATTGGAAAATGTAGGCTATGGGCTTAGTGCCGTTACCGCAGATTTTAATAATGACGGTTGGCCAGATTTATATGTAGCCAATGATTACGAAGGCCCCGATTTTTTATACATTAATAATCAAGACGGAACCTTTACCAATAAAATAAACGAGTATTTAAGTCATATTTCGTTTTTTAGTATGGGCACCGATGTTGGCGATATTAATAACGATGGGCTTTTAGACCTCGCTGTTGTTGATATGGTTGCAGAAGACAACTTTAGGATAAAATCAAATATGTCGGGAATGAATCCCCAAGAATTTTGGAATATCGTTAATTTAAACGGCCACTATCAATATATGTACAACACCATTCAATTAAACAGAGGCTTAACCAAAACCAACGATTTGCTATTTAGCGATGTGGGTCAAATTATGGGCGCTTCCAGTACCGATTGGAGTTGGTCGCCAATATTTGCCGATTTTGATAACAATGGTTTTAAAGACCTTTTTGTTACAAACGGAATAAAACGCGATGTTAGAAATACCGATGCTTTAAAAAAGATAGATGAGTATTTAAATGAATTATCAGAAAAACATCCATCAAAAAATCTTGTAAATAATGTGCCGGAATTAAAAAAAGTGGTTTCAATTGAAAAAATGCTAGGATTTTTCCCAGCACAAAAACTACCAAACTATACCTTTAAAAACAACGGCGATTTAAAATTCGAAAAAGCCAGCAAATCATGGGGCTTAAATCAAAATTCTTTTTCGTCTGGTGCTGCTTATGGCGATTTAGATAACGATGGCGATTTAGATTTAGTGGTTAATAATGTAGATGATATGGCGTTTGTTTATGAAAATAATTCAAATAAAATATCAAAAAACAATTACCTCAATATAAAATTTAAGGAGGGCAATAAACACAAAAGTTTCTTTGGCACTCGGGCAACCGTTTATTACAATGGCAACCAACAAGTAAGCGAATTAACTAGCGCCAGAGGGTTTTATTCCAGTAGCGAAGATATCATTCATTTTGGTTTAGGGGCTGTTAAAAAAGTAGATAGTCTGGTTATAAAATGGTACAATGGCGATCGGTCGGTTATTAATAAAATAAAGACCAACCAAACACTTGTTTTGGATAGAGCGGACTTAAAATCGTTACCCGATTTAATTACAAAAGCACCAACAAATACGATTTTTGAAGACGTTACTGAAGCACTGAACATGAGCCACTATCATAAAGAGAATATTTTTGATGATTATGAAAGAGAAGTGCTCCTGCCGCATAAAATGTCGGTTCTCGGACCAAGTTTAGCGGTTGGCGATATTAATAATGACGGGAGAGAAGACTTTTTTGTTGGCGGTTCTGTGGGAGAAAATGGCAGTTTTTTCACCCAGAACGAATCTGGGAAGTTTTCGCCATTAAGCGATGAGTTTTATAAAAGTTACGTGTACCACGAAGATATGGGAGCATGTTTGTTTGATGCCGATTTAGATGGCGATTTAGACTTGTATGTTTCAAGCGGAGGTAACGAATACGATGCAGGCAACGGTTTGTATCAAGATAGATTGTATCTTAACGATGGCTCAGGGAAATTTACATTAACCAAGAATGTTTTACCAGAATTACGGGCTAGTGGCGGAAAAGTAATTCAAGTGGATTATGACAGCGATGGTGATATCGACCTCTTTGTTTGCGGTAGGCAAGTACCGGGAAAGTACCCCGAACCGGCTGAAAGTTATTTGCTTAAAAATAAATTAAAAGAAACCGGAACATTAAATTTTGAAAAAATTGTTAATGACGATTTTAAAAAACTGGGCATGGTAACCGATGCTAATTGGACGGATTATGATAACGACAATGATTTGGATTTGATTGTAGTGGGAGAATGGATGCCCGTTACAATTTTTCAAAACAACAAGGGACAGTTTAAAAATATCAATTCTAATCTTTCAGGTACCACGGGATGGTGGTACAGTATAGCATCGGCGGATATTGATAACGATGGTGATGAAGATTATATTATTGGCAACTTAGGTTTAAATTATAAGTATAAAGCCAGCATTGACGAGCCTTTTACCGTGAACTATGGCGATTTCGATCAAAATGGTAAAAACGATATTGTTTTGGGCTATTATAATTATGGCGAACACTATCCGTTAAGAGGACGCTCGTGTTCCAGCCAACAAATTCCCGATTTAAAAAAGAAGTTTAAAAGCTATAACGAGTTCGCAGGAGCCAGTTTAGTGGATGTTTATAGTTCCGATTTATTAAATCAATCCTTGGAATATAAAGCCAATACATTCAGTAGTATATGTCTTGAAAACTTGGGTAATGGCAAATTTAAAATCCATGAATTACCCAGAATGGCTCAACTGTCATCTATCAACGGAATTGTTATTGACGATGTGGATAACGATGGCAAAAAAGATGTAATCATAGCCGGTAATATGTATGGATCGGAAGTTGAAACCCCTCGAAACGATGCAAGCGTAGGCCTGTTTTTAAAAGGAAATGGCGACTGTACTTTTAACGAGGTTGCCATGCAAGAGAGTGGTTTAAGCTTGCCTTATGATGTGAAAAAACTAAAAACCATTCATATTAATGGTAAAAAACATCTGATTGTTGGCATTAATGATGGCCCTATAAAAATAATTAAATACGAGTAA
- a CDS encoding SusD/RagB family nutrient-binding outer membrane lipoprotein produces MKINKINIKIAYFFMAVMVFSITSCADELAELNEDPNAIQDLPYGLQLTEVQLDAAGGRYEMRRVALGWGISAIQQLADVNIATSLLPGDKYIDFIDYSYALYDRYFIQECKDVVDLVARTADDPEATNYNAMARILKVMSFHKVTDMYGDIPYSEAGQGFISNTWFPAYDRQQDIYTDMLNELEAAAAQLSVSAENPGSQDVIYGGDITKWKKLAYSMMLRLGFRLVKADPAASESWVKKAIAGGVMTNLDDVAKVEHEIGGVTNPIGEAFLVDKFMRLSDTFVSWMQDHNDPRLDILSWVESGGSHQGLPNGLDPTTLASSGPAGGDLLDYSQVNPALVQRDSPSMFITYAEVEFMLAEAIVRGWHTGDAETHYNNGVRAAMANWGFYGVAAPSTGDVDAYLAANPYDAANALEVIGEQYWAATFLNPWEGFSNWRRVEFPVLTPVNYTGNATGGTIPRRMKYPIVEFSVNGDNVNAAIANQGPNEYTTRVWWDKN; encoded by the coding sequence ATGAAAATAAATAAAATCAACATAAAAATTGCATATTTTTTCATGGCAGTTATGGTTTTTTCTATCACATCATGTGCAGATGAACTAGCTGAATTGAATGAAGACCCAAATGCAATTCAAGATCTACCCTATGGTCTTCAACTCACAGAAGTACAATTAGATGCAGCTGGTGGTCGTTACGAAATGCGAAGAGTCGCTTTAGGATGGGGCATATCGGCCATACAGCAGTTGGCAGATGTTAATATTGCTACAAGTTTATTGCCAGGAGATAAATACATAGACTTTATAGATTATAGCTATGCGTTATACGACAGGTACTTTATACAAGAATGTAAAGATGTGGTCGATTTAGTTGCTCGTACCGCCGATGATCCAGAGGCAACAAACTACAATGCTATGGCACGTATATTAAAAGTAATGTCCTTTCACAAAGTAACTGATATGTATGGCGATATTCCATATTCTGAAGCTGGGCAGGGGTTTATATCCAATACTTGGTTTCCCGCTTACGATAGACAACAAGATATTTATACCGATATGCTTAACGAACTTGAAGCTGCAGCTGCTCAGTTAAGTGTTTCAGCCGAAAATCCGGGTTCACAAGATGTTATATATGGCGGTGATATTACCAAATGGAAAAAATTAGCGTATTCTATGATGCTAAGATTAGGGTTTAGACTAGTAAAAGCTGATCCGGCGGCATCAGAATCTTGGGTAAAAAAAGCTATCGCCGGCGGTGTCATGACAAACCTTGACGATGTGGCTAAAGTAGAGCACGAAATAGGCGGAGTTACAAACCCCATTGGAGAAGCTTTTTTAGTCGATAAATTCATGAGACTAAGTGATACCTTTGTAAGCTGGATGCAAGACCACAACGATCCAAGATTAGATATTCTATCTTGGGTAGAATCTGGCGGTTCACACCAAGGCTTACCAAACGGATTAGACCCTACTACACTGGCATCAAGCGGTCCGGCAGGGGGAGACCTTTTAGATTATTCGCAGGTTAATCCAGCGTTGGTACAACGAGACTCTCCATCCATGTTTATTACCTATGCCGAAGTAGAATTTATGCTAGCCGAGGCTATTGTTCGCGGATGGCATACCGGCGATGCAGAAACCCACTATAATAATGGGGTGCGTGCCGCCATGGCAAACTGGGGCTTTTATGGTGTTGCTGCACCTAGCACTGGTGATGTTGATGCGTATTTAGCAGCCAATCCTTATGATGCTGCAAATGCTTTGGAAGTGATAGGCGAGCAATATTGGGCAGCAACATTCTTAAACCCATGGGAAGGTTTTTCTAACTGGAGACGTGTAGAGTTCCCCGTTTTAACGCCAGTTAATTATACTGGAAATGCTACAGGCGGAACTATCCCAAGAAGGATGAAATACCCAATTGTGGAGTTTAGTGTAAATGGCGACAACGTAAATGCAGCCATCGCAAATCAAGGCCCAAATGAGTATACTACCAGAGTTTGGTGGGATAAAAATTAA